The DNA region GGTGGTCTCGACGTCGTCGAGTGTCCAGGTGAAGCGCAGGCTGGTGTCGTCGACGTGCAGCAGGCGCTGGGCGGGGCGGTCGCCGCCGGGGGTGTGGCGGCCCCAGAAGGTGTAGGTGTCGGGCAGGGATACCTCGGCGTGCTCGGCGAACCAGGCGGTCAGCTCGTCGGCGTCGGTCAGGGCGCGGTGGACACGGTCGACCGGGGCTGGGACCCGCACGCGCAGCGTCATGTCAGTCATCGGGTTCTCCTTTCGGGTAGCAGGCGACGGCCAGGTTGAACGCGTCGCCCTCGGTGCCGCCGTAGCGGGCGAACAGGTCTTGCAGCGTGGTGCGCAGGTCGTCGAGGAACTCCTGGCGGCGTTCCGGCTCGACCCGGATGGACCCGGAGACACCCACGGAGGGCAGGTCCGGGGCCGTGCGGTCGAGCGCGGCGATATCGGCCTGGACTTCCTCCATGAGGTCGAGCAGGTAGCCCAGGCCGCGTTCGCCCCGGCTCGCGCCGACCCGGCCGACCAGCCGGGGCGAGAGCCAGTAGGAGCGGGCCGTGGCCTGGTAGACGCCTTCGTGGATGCCGCGCACCTTGCGCTCGGCGATGAGGGTGACCAGACCGGCGTCGACCAGGCGTTTCACGTGGTAGTAGACGCGTTGCGGTGTCTGGTCGAGCCGCGCGGCGACCTCGGTGCACGAGCGGGGTTCGGCCAGCTGCCGCAGGATCTCGACGCGCTGCGGTTTGAGCAGGGTCTCGGCCTGCTCGATCTGATCGAGGTACAGGACTTCTCTCATGGCAAAATCAGTCTTGACGTAAAAATCTGTTTTGTCAATGAGGCGTGTTGAATCCGCGGATGGACGGGGTTAGGCCAAACGGGCGCGGAGTTTGCCGAGGGCGCACACCGCTCGCCACACGATGACGCCGACCGCGACGGTGATCGCCACGACCACCCAGAGCGGCAGCAGCGGGCGCAGCTGCATGAACACGATGTAGTGCGTCAAATAGATGTAGAGGGACGCGCCCGCGACCAGCCCCGCGACCCGGACCACGGCCCCTGGGACGCGGACCGTCGGGACGAACAGCACCAGGAGCACGCCCGCGATGACGATGGCGTCGCGGACCGGGTCGTCGAACCATCCGGGGATCAGCACCAGCGCCATGGCCGCGGCGGCGGCGCGCTGGGGGAGCGTGGTCGCGCGCTGCACCAGCCAGCCGAGGACGAACAGCCACAGGACGCCGTGGATGCTCATGTCGCGGGCCGAGTACCCGGACGACATGGGCACGTGCACCGCTGACATCCGCGCGATGAGGGTGATCGCGAGGACACCGGCGGCCAGCGCGAACCCGTGCTCCACCGCGGCGCGGCGTACCCCGGGGATCAGGAACAGCAGAGCCAGCGCGGCCAGGATCTGCACGAGGACTTCGACGTACCAGTACGAGATGGTGCCGTGTTGGATGAAGTTGTTGACCAGCAAGGCGTTCGTCACGGCCACGTTGTCCGACACCGCCGCGCGCCAGGTGAGGAAGATCGCCGACGGGACCGCGATCCGCGCCGCCGCCTTCGCGATCCGGCTCGCCATTCGCTCAGGGGCCACCGGGGCGAGGGCGAACCGGGCGAAGCTCCAGCCCGCGATCACGAGCAGCAGGTGGGCGCCGCCCCAGACCTGGGTGAGGCCGACGTGGGTGGACACGATCAGGGTGATGGCCAGGGCCCGCAGGAGGATGTTGGTCTCCAGCGAGCGCAGCCTGCC from Alloactinosynnema sp. L-07 includes:
- a CDS encoding transcriptional regulator, which produces MREVLYLDQIEQAETLLKPQRVEILRQLAEPRSCTEVAARLDQTPQRVYYHVKRLVDAGLVTLIAERKVRGIHEGVYQATARSYWLSPRLVGRVGASRGERGLGYLLDLMEEVQADIAALDRTAPDLPSVGVSGSIRVEPERRQEFLDDLRTTLQDLFARYGGTEGDAFNLAVACYPKGEPDD